The Acidimicrobiia bacterium genome contains the following window.
GAGATGGTCATGCCCGGTGACAACACCGAGATGACCGTCGAGCTCATCGCCCCCATCGCCATGGAAGAAGGCCTCCGCTTCGCGATCCGCGAAGGCGGCCGCACCGTCGGCGCCGGCCGCGTCACCAAGATCATCAAGTAGCCTCGGGCGCTCTGCTCACCTCGACGCGAACGGAACGCGGCTGTCATGCCTGACGCGAAGGGCCAGAAGATCCGGATCCGGCTCAAGGCCTACGATCACGAGATCATCGACCAGTCGACCAAGAAGATCGTCGAGACGGTCGTGCGCACCCAGGCGAAGGTGCGCGGCCCGGTGCCGTTGCCGACCGAGATCCACCGCTACTGCGTCGTGCGCGGCCCTCACGTCGACAAGGACTCGCGCGAGCACTTCGAGATGCGGATCCACAAGCGGCTGATCGACATCGTCGAACCGACGACGAAGACGGTCGAGTCGTTGCAGCGCCTCGACCTCCCGGCGGGCGTCGACATCGAGATCAAGCTGCAACAGGTGTAGGGGCGCGGCGGGAGCCTCTCGCTGCGCTCGGTCTCCCGCCTGCGCACGCAACCGGCCGGCGACCGACACTCCCGCCGCTTG
Protein-coding sequences here:
- the tuf gene encoding elongation factor Tu (EF-Tu; promotes GTP-dependent binding of aminoacyl-tRNA to the A-site of ribosomes during protein biosynthesis; when the tRNA anticodon matches the mRNA codon, GTP hydrolysis results; the inactive EF-Tu-GDP leaves the ribosome and release of GDP is promoted by elongation factor Ts; many prokaryotes have two copies of the gene encoding EF-Tu), with the translated sequence EMVMPGDNTEMTVELIAPIAMEEGLRFAIREGGRTVGAGRVTKIIK
- the rpsJ gene encoding 30S ribosomal protein S10, with amino-acid sequence MPDAKGQKIRIRLKAYDHEIIDQSTKKIVETVVRTQAKVRGPVPLPTEIHRYCVVRGPHVDKDSREHFEMRIHKRLIDIVEPTTKTVESLQRLDLPAGVDIEIKLQQV